The sequence tgtgtgtgtgtgtgtgtgtgtgtaaaatccGAATATTGTCAATTTGGACGTCCTACTTATCTGGTGCACTGCATAGGCTACTACTATCTAGGGAAATGGAGACAAAGGTTTTATAGTTTTTAAGAGCATCACTAGCGCAACTGTGagatacaataaaaaaacacacagcccGTAGTGTCCTATAGgatataaatgtacatttcccaTTCTTGTCCTGTTCTAATGAATGTCATTTGTACAGTGCGGATCGTGGAAACACCATTCGTGACGCGTCCCCTTTAAAATGCCCACTCTGCGGATAAAGTGAGGAGTGGTAGCGCGGACGGGCGAGCGTGTCTATAATCCAAGAGTCTTTTGGTATGCACAGCAACGATTGACTGCAGATTCCATTTACCGCTTTAACTAACTGACTAATGGCTTGTTGCGTGAACATAATGCAACAACTACCGAGACGTCGGCAAGCGAGGTAGACGGACAGGTAGGAAGAGATTCGAGATGTCTGTCATTATGCTTATGCATATAGTAGTCATGCTTATGCATAATGTTTTGCATCAGTTCCCATGTCAACATGACAACGTGTTAGAATGTGCATGTTGCCTGTATTGCAGTCACTGTAAAAAGTGGTTAGGTGCAGCTGGTGCATTTATTTAGATCTAACCCTTGATTAAATCTAACAGACTGATTTAGTTAGCTTGGCTTGGATAAAACTATTCATATTAAAGTTTAGGTTACCACTACAGACATCATTTTACAGTGATAGTGTCATCATTTGTCATTAAAAGATGATGCCTTTGCTACAGTATCTTATATTAGATTTGTTCATGGGTCAGTGATGTACAATTCATTTTTAGTCTTGATGTATTGAATTAATCATACAATTCATACAAACAGTTATTTCAATACACCTCTTCTATGAACATCCAGTCTCTAAATTAATGAAATTTGTATGTGGctttaagaaaagaaaagataACTGTCTGAAAATATTgccatattattttattattatttgtaaaataaaaaaggggATGTTTTCTAATATTATTATAGAAAAAACTTTTGTCTCCTAACTCAAAGTAAGTGGGATGTAATCAACTTGgcacacatgcattttgttgtcatgtgacacaaataaataaatacaattttcttCAGATCAAATGGAATAACACTAAGACGTCTATGTGATGCAGTTGTGGTGCGTtgttacattgtacttaaaaGTAGTCAAAGTTCTGAGTAATATTAACTAAATTTATAAGGTTAGGGTTTAGGTGTAGTAACTTGTAATTATGTATAATCTACTGTTATTACTACAGTACATACAAGTAGTAATGGTACAAATATTCAAGAACATCTCATACATACTTTGTCATTGACCCTCATAAGTTGCATAAGTATCAGTAGTCACTTAAAAAGAGTGTttcttattaataattattaattgtgAATCAATGACCAATACTTAGTGGACAAGCCTGACTTATGCTTACTGCAAATCTTTCACATTCACCACTACTGTCATTTTTTGCAACCTGTCTAGCAAAGACTGCGGCGACCTGCTTAATGTCTCCTTAAATGTGGAATGAAGAGACTTTCCTTTTTTCTGTTCTTTCCTCCTTGTCCTTCTCAAACAACCTGCCGTGAGGAAGCTTTGGGGTGGACGAGGACACACCCGCATACTGTACCTCTCTGCCCCTCCTCCCTGCCTGCCCCGTTATGCACAATACACCGGTGTGCCGAGAGCTACGGCAGACAGTGGCAGTCAGGATTTAAGGACTCAGATGAGTTTGCCATTTTCACCGCGGTCACACAGATGCCGGATTGCTATCCTCACTTCGAGAAGGCTGTCGTGACTTCTGGGAAGCTGAGGAACTGCAGGGGGGATTTAGAAGTTTATCTAAGCAGGTATCATGTCCAAGTTGTGATTATGTACTCTGCTTTAtgctttattaatgtttttgttatttgtaCATAAGTGCATTTCATTATCTACAGCTATAGCCTACGTCATGTAAAATACAATGAGAAAGAATCTCAAGagtaaaaagaaagagagaccACCAAgtctaaaaatgtattttcctgcAGTTTAATATTTCATAGGCTGCTTCTGCTGAATATTTTAAAGCATGCTGGCACTGTTTGGGACAAGCAACATTCCATTGAAACGCATCCAGCAAATATGTGTCATATGCGGTTCTTCTGGTGTTTCATGGAAAAGCAGGAGAAAGGGATGGGGAAGACACGCTTGCACACACTGAATGGATGCAGCATGGTTATGTACGTAGGATGTGCATGTCTCATAGAGAAGGGCCTCTCTCATATGACTGCACTGTGAGAGATGCAGTTTTTATGTCAGTGTATATTTGTCCATTGCCAAACACAGACAGAACTGACAGGGCTTGACGAAGAGTTTCATTATAATATGGTAGTTTCTTTAAGAATAGTAAACGCTTCACATATGAACGAACGCATCActaaaaatgctgttttataaGAAATTGTGATGCGTTTTTAGATGTTCTTTTGCCTAAGCACAGCTATTTTTATTGCATGTGTGGTATTATGATAAACATCATTCATAAATAATGCAGAAGATTTACTCGATTTAGAAACATCATCATTAGTCATCAGTTCTTTTTCCCTTCGAGTGAAAGTAGGCAAAGTAGTAAACATGTTGTCCTTTTTTCTCTATATAGTGCATTGGAAATTTTGAAACTTatgtaaacattattttaattgatCATAAATTAAAGTGATTTAGAATTATGTTTTGCATCATATTTTTAAACACTGCCACACACTGAACAGAAAGTGTATCACTTTACCTGTATTCATTCTACTTTTGTTACAGAAAGCCTTTATAGACgctatattaaaaatatctgcaTTGTTTTCTTTCAGTCGACCCATCCAGTAGCACGCTGTGGCCCTTAGTGCTTTGCGGTGTCAAGCCCCCTTCTGTGTGGATTCCCACCCTGCATTTTCCCACCCTGTGGTGCCCTGCCTCGGTGAAAAGTGCAGGCCTCACCCTCCTGCATTATGACTGTGGCCACGGGCGACCCCTCAGATGAGGCGGCAGCACACCCTGGTCTTCCTCAGGACTACGACCTCGGAACAGATCAGGACTGCTGTGAGCGAGTGGTCATCAACATCTCGGGTCTGCGTTTCGAGACACAGCTCAAAACCCTTTCGCAATTCCCCGAAACATTACTGGGGGACCCCAAGAAGCGCACAAGGTACTTTGACCCGCTAAGGAACGAGTATTTTTTTGATAGAAACCGCCCCAGCTTTGACGCCATCCTATATTATTATCAATCGGGCGGAAGGTTGCGGAGACCTGTCAATGTCACGTTGGACGTGTTCTCGGAAGAGATCCGTTTTTATGAGCTTGGAGAGGAAGCGATTGAGATATTCAGGGAGGACGAGGGTTTTATCAAGGAGGAGGAGCGGCCGTTGCCTGAAAATGAGTTTCAGAAACAGGTCTGGTTGCTGTTCGAGTATCCAGAAAGTTCTGGGCCAGCCAGGATTATAGCAATCATATCAGTCATGGTCATCCTCATCTCCATTGTCAGCTTCTGCCTGGAAACCTTGCCCATCTTCCACAGCGATGAAGAGAAGATAGAAAAAGTCCACATTTCCGGAACTAACACCACAACCATTTACACATCTAACTACTTCACAGACCCTTTCTTCATTCTAGAGACGCTATGCATCATCTGGTTCTCCTTCGAGTTCTTGGTGCGCTTCTTTGCCTGCCCTAGTAAAGCCAGCTTCTTTGTGAACATAATGAACATGATTGATGTGGTGGCCATCATTCCTTACTTCATTACATTGGGAACGGAGCTGGCGGAGAAAGCGGAGGACGGGCAACAAGGGCAACAAGCCATGTCTCTTGCAATACTGAGGGTCATAAGACTCGTACGAGTCTTCAGAATCTTCAAACTTTCCCGTCACTCAAAGGGACTTCAGATTCTTGGCCAAACCCTCAAAGCCAGCATGAGAGAATTAGGTCTACTTATCTTCTTCCTCTTCATCGGAGTTATCCTCTTTTCTAGCGCCGTCTACTTTGCAGAAGCAGACGAACCCGAGTCGCAATTCTACAGCATCCCGGATGCCTTCTGGTGGGCTGTGGTTACGATGACAACCGTTGGTTATGGAGATATGGTGCCCACAACCATAGGAGGGAAAATTGTCGGATCTCTCTGTGCCATCGCTGGTGTCTTGACCATTGCCCTTCCCGTGCCCGTCATCGTCTCAAACTTCAACTACTTCTACCATCGAGAAACAGAAGGCGAAGAGCAGGCACAGTACCTCCAGGTTAGCGCCCCCAAAGGCGATTCCCAAGAAGAGTTGAAGGGAAGTCGAAGTGGATCCACCATCAGCAAATCTGACTACATCGAGATCCAAGAAGGTGTCAACAACAGCAATGAGGACTTTCAGGACGAGAACCTCAAGACAGCCAATTGCACTTTAGCCAATACAAATTATGTAAATATCAAAAAAATGCTGACAGATGTCTAGTCATTTGGGGAGAATGAAGAGCTAAAAAGGACTAGTAAACTGTGTTCAAAAGGAGGATTGTGAGGTCAGGGAGCTTCAGTTATAGACATGAGATTTCCGATCTCCAATTCCTCATTGAAAGGCCAACCGTACATCAAGGTCTGTCTACTATCCAAGTATTCATCAGTGTTTGCATGGAGTCATATCATCCAACACCTTATCCGGAGCAGGAGCCAAGTATTTATACGGAACTGTGGAACACAAATAACTGTGTCAATATATTTCAGTCAACATCTTACTCTCAAAGCCAAGCTTCGCCAAAGAAACGTCATTTGTGTGCTCCATCCGCTGGTAAAAAGGTTTGCCGTCACACACAGTACACGTATACGATACAAAGAATACTCAAGTTTCGTCCACTCTGCTGCTGCTTGTTAAAGAACAcccatatattcacatagagtcAAGACGGTtgtctattattttagtgttattatagtgATCAGCTGGGAATGCCATTGAAAACTGCCTGCTTCTCTGTCGATAGTTGTGTGTGGATCCAAAATACGTATGTATAGACAACAATTGTATCTACTTCTTCATAATTATCCTGCTGCAATGCTTTTGAAGACAAGATGAATGTCTCTACATGtcatattttatgttatttatagTCTACAGTGTCTGCTTTTCAATCTCATATCACCTTTTAACCATTTTCATTTGCTGTTCTTCAGGATAAAAAGCATACGGAACGTTCAatgaaaaataagcaaaatatcaCCCTAGTgccacaggaaaaaaaaatatgcttGATGTATTTTGTGTACGAGCATACTGTTCATTGTATATTCTGCGAGCTGCAGAGATAGTCCAAAATGTAGTTGATATTCAAATGACTTTGCCACTTAATGAGCCATATTGTAGTTCACACTTTAATGTCCCCTTGCACATTGGTAGCAATGATGTCAGATTATGTTTAATCACTGGCTTGTCTATCCTCTTGGAATTATTTCCAGGTGTTAGAAAGCCTTGATAGAGTGTGTTAGATGTTTTGTCTTTAATTTAGCTGGTTTTggttgagaaaaaaaacactgttaGAGTGTTGCATGGCCTCAAAACCGACCCTATTGGCATGGATTTTCAGCTCAAGAGAAAGTGATATACTGAAACTAGTTAGATAGATATTACAACAATATGTCTTGCTctgtaaatatacatatatacatctATTTTTATCTGTTTTATTGTGATCCAAAGGTGCTGTTATCAGGTTTTGTTTTGCAAGTGAAACTATAAAAAGACACTCAGCATTGCATTTGGAGAGACATTAGGGCATTGATTGCTGGGACATTGATTGTCTTAGTTTCAGGTGACCTTGAAATCTAGATATAAAGGCTTGCACAAGTCTCTTGTCCCTTGCATTGAAGACTGTTTAATCGCTGACAATGATTCAGCAGAGAGCTTTGGAAAGTCAATAGTGTCTTCTTTTAATTGACCTTCTACAAAACTTTTGGCTCCAGACAGTAATTGCATCCTCTCCTAAAACGTATTTCATCAAGTATATCCATTAACAAGGCCGTATAGCCATTATATTGTATCAAGTATTGCCATTATCTTGAGCCTCTTATTGTTTTCATGCTCCTCCTTAGACCCACAATTTGACTGTTTACGACTGGACTATTATTTGATGTGCCACATGACTGTGTATCCTTAGAATGTTTCTCACCCACATCTTTTCCAATATCTCACCTGGGCTGCAGGTGCCTTTGTATTcatcactattttttttttatttagcaaacTTGTGTGCTGATGCTGCTAATTTAGAAGCTGATACTGCTTTCACAGCTGCTGGTAATTATGttatccttttttttcttcatttagaGTATAGACACCACTGCAATGCGCAGTTCGGGTAGGttaaacatgaatgaacctcaATGACGCCATACGGTGCATAGCCAGTGCCTAAGATATGTTCTAAACGTACGTTTGGATGCTATAAAGCTGAggtgtgtattttttattttattttaatgtttaaaataatttatttgatatGAGCTTATACTTTCCCCAAAACATtgtgattttaaaaataattgtttttgtaattccATTAGGAGAACAGAAATGACACACTTCAGCTCTTATGCATGACATTGGACAGTATGCTGTTGGTGAATCACATGCATTATCCTaagacacatgcaaacacattgTCATTGTAACTTCATATTTAATGTGTGGCAATAACATAAATTGTGCGTTTGGTGCTAAACCTGGCAGTATCAAATGTCAGGGTTATATCAGTACCTATTTGAAGCCTCGCTGGACAGGCACCTCTGTGAAAGAACACTGAAAAGCGCAGTCATTGCTTTGCTTGCAGGTGCACTAGCTTCTCGCATTACTTTTGCATTGTGCGTTGATTTTCTAAATGTCATTTGAAAGGCTAAATGACAGAATTGAATGTCCCAAAAACAGATTTGTACGCAGTCCATGCATTGCCACGATTTAGGAGGATGTGCATCAACTTATGCAatctattgttttattttttgtcttaaaagagagagaaaaatctTAAGGCCAAATTCAATCAAAGCTAACATGAAGCCACCTATCAATAAAACTATATTAccattattaattttattatatttatcacACAGATTTACACCAGTAATTTCATTTAGGTTTgaagtaaattaaattaaattctaATAACATAATTTGGTCAAACATTAGAAGGTCAAACTTTTGCCTCAAAATCCTAtttactgtttaataatagttagtaaggtagttgttcgttttaggtattgggtaggattaagaatatggtcatgcagaataatgcAATAATATATGCTCTattagtactaataaacagccaacaCTATCATAGTAacatgcatgctaataagcaactataGTTAATTGTAAGAACTGGACCATAAACTAAAGTGTTGCCCATTTTGAATTAACATTAAACATTGCTTAAAACAATTAAGTGGCTGGCACTTGATTTGAAAAGCTCCAAACCTGATTGTGTGTTTGCCAAAACAATGCCTGAACAGCTATTTGGTTATTGGTTAATGTTATCCAATGttgcaaacaaacttttttgaaCAATCCAATCCAAATCCGAACATTATTACGAAAGGAAATGTAcagatttcatgttgacttaaaGCATAAGCAGGTACTGTTGTGAGATTTTGATAGGTTTAAAATGCAGCGAAGTTGCAAGAACATGTGGTGCAATGCTTTGATTGCCTTTGGCCTTGAGTGCATGAGAGGCTGCTGTGATTGAGATGAGCCatgcatctgtccatcctaTTTTACAGTATATGTTGAGACtgcaaagaaagaaagaaagaaagaaagaaagtctcTCCTAT is a genomic window of Pseudorasbora parva isolate DD20220531a chromosome 12, ASM2467924v1, whole genome shotgun sequence containing:
- the LOC137094558 gene encoding potassium voltage-gated channel subfamily A member 2; this encodes MTVATGDPSDEAAAHPGLPQDYDLGTDQDCCERVVINISGLRFETQLKTLSQFPETLLGDPKKRTRYFDPLRNEYFFDRNRPSFDAILYYYQSGGRLRRPVNVTLDVFSEEIRFYELGEEAIEIFREDEGFIKEEERPLPENEFQKQVWLLFEYPESSGPARIIAIISVMVILISIVSFCLETLPIFHSDEEKIEKVHISGTNTTTIYTSNYFTDPFFILETLCIIWFSFEFLVRFFACPSKASFFVNIMNMIDVVAIIPYFITLGTELAEKAEDGQQGQQAMSLAILRVIRLVRVFRIFKLSRHSKGLQILGQTLKASMRELGLLIFFLFIGVILFSSAVYFAEADEPESQFYSIPDAFWWAVVTMTTVGYGDMVPTTIGGKIVGSLCAIAGVLTIALPVPVIVSNFNYFYHRETEGEEQAQYLQVSAPKGDSQEELKGSRSGSTISKSDYIEIQEGVNNSNEDFQDENLKTANCTLANTNYVNIKKMLTDV